One segment of Sulfobacillus thermosulfidooxidans DSM 9293 DNA contains the following:
- the spoIIM gene encoding stage II sporulation protein M, protein MVTTHPATIWDEYLRHYWTPVYIATAAFAVGLLFGVLAIGTLTPADIFSLETYLRHFVDLETTSPTYHGVFQPALTNNLKILGLLYILGVSVAGMPLVVVALFFRGFVLGFSAAFMISSLHWQGIVLTLITIVLQNVFIVPALIIVGGVALGFSWQLIATRSPAAKQSLAQRFGAFTTLVLAMGLVMVVGTFLEAYGAPFLMHLLGQWGI, encoded by the coding sequence ATGGTGACAACTCACCCTGCGACCATTTGGGATGAATATCTCCGTCATTATTGGACGCCAGTTTATATTGCCACGGCCGCGTTTGCGGTCGGACTCCTCTTTGGTGTCTTAGCGATTGGAACATTGACACCAGCTGATATTTTTTCCTTGGAGACGTATTTACGCCATTTTGTTGATTTGGAAACCACATCGCCAACATATCATGGCGTATTTCAACCCGCCTTAACGAACAATTTGAAAATTTTAGGTCTGCTCTATATTCTCGGGGTTTCAGTGGCTGGAATGCCCCTCGTGGTCGTGGCCTTGTTTTTCCGCGGGTTCGTCCTGGGTTTTTCGGCCGCATTCATGATTTCCTCATTACATTGGCAAGGCATCGTTCTAACACTCATCACGATCGTGTTACAAAATGTATTCATCGTTCCCGCTCTCATTATTGTGGGTGGGGTGGCATTAGGTTTTTCTTGGCAACTCATTGCGACGAGAAGCCCCGCGGCAAAACAGTCATTAGCTCAACGATTTGGTGCTTTTACGACATTGGTTCTGGCCATGGGATTGGTCATGGTTGTCGGGACGTTTTTAGAAGCCTATGGCGCGCCTTTTTTGATGCATTTATTGGGCCAATGGGGTATTTGA
- the spo0A gene encoding sporulation transcription factor Spo0A produces the protein MAIKVLIADDNREFCELLQEAIRGEEGLEVAGIANHGMEVLELLSQQPVDVIVLDIIMPHLDGIGVLERLAQMDLPNPPRVIILTAFGQETMTQKALELGADYYILKPFNLKVLASRVKQLAGSPAPAKKSNVPSGKITVVPVKNLDVEVTNIIHEIGIPAHIKGYLYLREAIVMVINRVDLLSGVTKELYPAIASKYKTTPSRVERAIRHAIEVAWSRGNVDVINGIFGHTVNRDRGKPTNSEFIAMVADKLRMQIKAS, from the coding sequence ATGGCAATAAAGGTATTAATCGCGGATGACAATCGCGAATTCTGTGAATTATTGCAAGAAGCGATACGTGGCGAAGAAGGACTGGAAGTGGCCGGTATTGCTAACCATGGTATGGAAGTATTAGAACTGCTTTCACAACAACCTGTGGACGTCATTGTTCTTGACATCATTATGCCTCATTTAGACGGCATTGGTGTTTTAGAGCGTCTGGCTCAAATGGATTTACCCAATCCGCCACGAGTTATTATTTTAACGGCATTTGGACAAGAAACTATGACACAAAAGGCGCTAGAACTAGGTGCCGACTACTATATACTCAAACCTTTTAATCTAAAAGTGTTGGCTTCTCGCGTTAAACAATTGGCGGGATCGCCAGCGCCGGCCAAAAAATCTAATGTACCCTCAGGCAAAATTACGGTCGTTCCGGTCAAGAACCTTGATGTCGAAGTGACCAATATTATTCATGAAATTGGGATCCCTGCTCACATCAAAGGTTATTTATATTTACGGGAAGCGATTGTGATGGTCATTAACCGTGTGGATTTATTAAGCGGTGTGACCAAAGAGTTGTATCCGGCCATTGCATCAAAATATAAGACAACGCCCAGCCGAGTCGAACGAGCTATTCGTCATGCGATCGAAGTGGCTTGGTCCCGAGGAAATGTCGATGTAATTAACGGCATTTTCGGACATACTGTCAATCGAGACCGGGGTAAACCTACGAATTCCGAGTTTATTGCCATGGTGGCGGATAAGCTAAGAATGCAAATCAAGGCCAGTTAA
- a CDS encoding RNA chaperone Hfq: protein MSRDRWVEVPQTNRSAKARIQKPHSTQNAAPAHVSTGPAGNRTSYVQDAFYQHLMTERSLVEVVFLDGMSLIGVIDGFDTYAILLLSNGEEILVFKSAIRYIHLYLGDGNEEQNV from the coding sequence ATGTCTCGTGATAGATGGGTAGAAGTACCCCAAACCAACCGCAGCGCTAAAGCCCGCATCCAAAAACCTCATTCAACTCAAAACGCGGCTCCAGCGCATGTTTCTACAGGACCAGCGGGTAACCGTACGAGTTATGTCCAGGATGCTTTTTATCAGCATTTGATGACTGAGCGGTCTTTAGTCGAAGTCGTATTTTTGGATGGCATGTCCCTAATAGGAGTCATCGACGGGTTTGATACCTATGCCATTTTATTATTGAGCAATGGTGAGGAGATTCTGGTTTTTAAATCGGCCATTCGTTATATTCATCTTTATTTGGGTGATGGCAATGAGGAGCAAAATGTGTAA
- a CDS encoding YciI family protein, producing MMAYYAAWLTIVDAELNQQTRPQHLAYLKHLHQHGKVAWAGPFTDKSGGMVIYQTDNTEEAMELAHNDPAVTSGARTVVVKPWELLNFEAL from the coding sequence ATGATGGCGTATTATGCAGCATGGCTGACAATTGTAGATGCTGAATTGAATCAACAAACCCGTCCACAGCATTTGGCCTATTTAAAGCACCTTCATCAACACGGAAAAGTGGCGTGGGCCGGTCCTTTTACTGATAAGTCTGGGGGAATGGTCATTTACCAGACGGATAACACCGAGGAGGCCATGGAGCTCGCCCACAATGATCCGGCTGTCACATCAGGTGCCCGCACGGTTGTGGTGAAGCCCTGGGAATTATTGAATTTTGAAGCGTTATAA
- the spoIVB gene encoding SpoIVB peptidase: MKRRQQLARIIGLIGAATVIITGFLPPVRQMVNLPKTIMVPSGQHISLPWSTWLSLGSPKAYPVFVEPGRVDIWGANPGHFVLQPKLFGWIPWRPVPVDVTKPLYEVPGGQSIGVVVNTRGLVVRGYAPIVVNGHLVDPAEEAGIDKGDVIVEANHHLVTSNQALEQAVQRSGKRHQAVALGVQGARHFHWRYVRPVWSQTQHAWHIGVVVQGGASGVGTLTFYDPHTLKYAALGHSITDGLTRIPISVRSGQLTGARIVGIIAGSIHGPGQKIGVLANGHNVQGNVVSNGLFGITGILSHKPLWGPKKALPVALPDQVHPGPAQIITVLHGQSPQLFSIRILKTYLQWHAHTKGLLFEVDDPALLRQTGGIIQGMSGSPIIQDGHLVGAVTHVLMSRPSLGYGCYAYWMVKQKSFS, from the coding sequence ATGAAACGGCGTCAACAACTTGCACGCATTATCGGTTTGATCGGGGCGGCAACGGTCATCATCACCGGATTTCTTCCCCCTGTGCGCCAAATGGTTAATCTCCCCAAAACCATCATGGTTCCATCGGGTCAGCACATTTCATTGCCCTGGAGCACGTGGCTTTCGCTGGGATCACCCAAAGCCTATCCTGTGTTTGTGGAACCGGGGCGGGTCGATATATGGGGAGCAAATCCTGGACATTTTGTGTTACAACCTAAACTGTTTGGATGGATTCCCTGGCGACCGGTTCCCGTCGACGTGACGAAACCGCTTTACGAAGTGCCAGGTGGACAGTCGATCGGGGTGGTGGTCAATACCCGGGGACTGGTGGTGAGAGGTTATGCGCCCATTGTCGTCAACGGCCACTTGGTGGATCCGGCCGAAGAGGCGGGAATCGACAAAGGGGATGTCATTGTGGAAGCTAATCATCATCTGGTGACATCCAACCAGGCCCTTGAACAAGCCGTCCAGAGATCGGGTAAACGGCATCAGGCGGTGGCCCTCGGAGTGCAAGGAGCTCGTCACTTTCATTGGCGCTATGTCAGGCCTGTATGGTCTCAAACACAGCATGCGTGGCATATTGGCGTGGTGGTACAAGGCGGGGCAAGCGGAGTCGGCACCTTAACGTTTTATGATCCCCACACGTTAAAATATGCGGCGTTGGGACATAGTATAACCGATGGGCTAACACGCATACCGATTTCGGTGAGAAGTGGTCAATTAACGGGTGCTCGCATTGTTGGAATAATCGCAGGATCTATTCATGGACCCGGTCAAAAAATTGGCGTGTTGGCTAATGGGCATAATGTTCAGGGTAACGTAGTCAGCAATGGCCTTTTTGGTATTACCGGCATCTTGAGTCATAAGCCGTTATGGGGTCCCAAAAAAGCCTTGCCTGTGGCCTTGCCCGATCAGGTCCATCCAGGTCCCGCTCAAATTATCACTGTGTTACATGGTCAGTCCCCGCAATTATTTTCGATCCGTATTTTGAAAACGTATTTACAATGGCACGCCCATACAAAAGGCTTGTTGTTTGAAGTGGATGATCCAGCCTTGTTGCGCCAGACCGGTGGTATTATTCAAGGGATGAGTGGCAGTCCCATTATTCAAGATGGTCATCTGGTGGGAGCCGTGACGCACGTCTTGATGAGTCGACCCTCACTAGGCTACGGCTGCTATGCCTATTGGATGGTCAAACAAAAATCTTTTTCGTAA
- a CDS encoding Glu/Leu/Phe/Val dehydrogenase dimerization domain-containing protein, which produces MNIFEAMEQYGHEELVFWYDHTTGLKAIVAIHDTTLGPALGGLRMWPYDSEDDAITDVLRLSRGMTYKNAAMGLDLGGGKSVIWADSRHDKSEAMLRSFGRLIQSLGGRYITAEDVGVNADDMAVIARETEFVGGLKETSGDPSPATAVGVLEGMKAAMKMAFGSDDFHGRTVAIQGLGHVGSLLGEMLKEAGAQLIVTDIHPEEGKQVAERLGAKWVEPQEIYGVEADIFAPCALGAIINDGTIPQFKCKVIAGSANNQLKEPRHGLELMRRGIVYVPDYVINGGGVVNVADEFHRDGYNKERAYARVRAIGKQVGEILTRSQKENIPTQEAADQVAEHRIRELGQINSTYIPE; this is translated from the coding sequence ATGAACATATTTGAAGCGATGGAACAGTATGGTCACGAGGAATTGGTCTTTTGGTATGACCATACCACAGGATTGAAAGCGATCGTGGCGATACATGATACAACGCTCGGTCCGGCTCTCGGTGGTCTTAGAATGTGGCCGTATGATTCTGAAGATGATGCCATTACCGATGTTCTTCGACTGTCCCGGGGGATGACATATAAAAATGCGGCCATGGGACTAGACTTAGGAGGCGGAAAGTCTGTGATTTGGGCGGACTCGCGCCATGATAAGTCGGAGGCCATGTTGCGCTCTTTTGGCCGTCTCATTCAAAGTCTAGGCGGGCGCTACATTACTGCGGAAGATGTGGGGGTTAACGCCGATGATATGGCTGTGATTGCCCGTGAAACCGAATTTGTGGGCGGCCTGAAGGAAACCAGTGGCGATCCCTCGCCGGCGACTGCGGTGGGCGTTTTGGAAGGCATGAAGGCGGCCATGAAAATGGCATTTGGTTCGGACGATTTCCACGGTCGTACAGTAGCCATTCAAGGATTAGGACATGTGGGAAGTTTATTGGGCGAAATGCTCAAAGAAGCCGGAGCCCAATTAATTGTGACGGACATTCATCCTGAAGAGGGCAAACAAGTTGCGGAACGCCTCGGAGCCAAATGGGTGGAACCCCAAGAGATTTATGGTGTAGAGGCTGACATTTTTGCCCCGTGTGCGCTGGGAGCCATTATCAACGACGGCACCATTCCCCAGTTTAAATGCAAAGTCATTGCGGGTTCAGCAAATAACCAACTCAAAGAACCCCGCCATGGTTTGGAGCTCATGCGTCGCGGGATTGTGTATGTCCCGGATTACGTGATTAATGGTGGTGGCGTCGTCAATGTTGCCGATGAATTTCACCGAGATGGATACAACAAAGAACGAGCCTATGCCCGTGTTCGCGCGATTGGCAAACAGGTTGGGGAAATCTTGACCCGTTCCCAAAAGGAGAATATTCCGACCCAAGAAGCCGCTGACCAGGTGGCTGAACACCGCATCCGGGAACTCGGACAGATTAATTCGACCTATATTCCCGAATAG
- a CDS encoding SDR family oxidoreductase, protein MKRYNFSRVVLITGTSSGIGRAMVQFLADKHYMVIATARDAERITDLPAAAHLSLDVTQQAQIDEVAQYVMQQFGRLDVLVNNAGMAIRGSLEDVPETMWETIFDVNVMGPVRMIQAFAPYFRRQQYGHIINITTVRSLWGMPFLGSYTASKAALDALTMALSDEMAAWGVFVTLVRVGLTKTPLFQRSKQYSEPWMTSHSPYWNSYQRGQKMFERIVRFAVNPQVIAQKVENVMSSSRPPRVLTIPLQARIFDNLSPLLRWLGPLRKT, encoded by the coding sequence TTGAAGCGTTATAATTTCTCTCGTGTGGTACTGATTACCGGGACGTCAAGTGGAATTGGCCGAGCTATGGTACAATTTTTGGCCGATAAACACTATATGGTGATTGCCACTGCTCGTGATGCGGAAAGGATAACCGATCTTCCTGCAGCAGCTCATCTTTCATTGGACGTGACCCAACAAGCCCAAATCGATGAGGTCGCACAATATGTCATGCAGCAGTTTGGACGCCTGGATGTCTTAGTGAATAATGCGGGTATGGCAATACGAGGGAGTCTTGAGGATGTTCCGGAAACGATGTGGGAGACGATTTTTGATGTAAACGTCATGGGCCCTGTACGGATGATTCAGGCTTTTGCCCCGTATTTTCGCCGGCAACAATACGGCCACATCATTAATATCACTACCGTCAGGTCACTGTGGGGTATGCCCTTCCTTGGAAGTTATACCGCTAGCAAAGCGGCATTAGATGCGCTAACAATGGCCCTGAGTGATGAAATGGCAGCATGGGGAGTTTTTGTGACGTTAGTTCGGGTGGGATTAACCAAGACGCCGTTATTTCAGCGTTCTAAACAATATTCAGAGCCTTGGATGACTTCCCACTCACCTTATTGGAATTCATATCAACGCGGGCAAAAAATGTTTGAGCGGATAGTGCGTTTTGCGGTGAATCCGCAGGTCATTGCCCAAAAAGTCGAGAACGTAATGAGTTCCTCACGTCCGCCCCGGGTTCTAACCATACCTCTACAAGCCCGGATTTTTGATAATTTATCTCCCTTATTACGCTGGCTAGGCCCGCTAAGAAAGACTTAA
- a CDS encoding helix-turn-helix domain-containing protein, with product MESIPLIEDIHAELLQAKHHGHDLLKRFGVWMRQHRERRGLTVTELAHRIGVSQVLITRVERGNAVLSESKLSKIFEILEIHPMFWRRFQESHEDPNIHEQAHMLHAQLQTARICCPALMLEFGWYVRHYRHQKHWTETELAAKVGVTKQTICGVEQGKMVPSATLITHLAEQLNMSLRDWRIPSNHGIFDGPQDLFWHTLTRLWGGLADEDKMVILQLIGRLSRDESRWDDQQSWNTVGEKAEGQLLGLDP from the coding sequence ATGGAATCGATACCGTTAATTGAGGATATCCATGCGGAGTTGCTCCAGGCCAAACATCATGGCCATGACCTTTTAAAACGCTTTGGCGTCTGGATGCGCCAACACCGGGAACGGCGCGGACTTACAGTTACCGAACTCGCGCACCGTATAGGTGTCTCGCAAGTCCTCATAACACGCGTAGAACGAGGCAATGCTGTCTTAAGTGAAAGCAAATTATCAAAAATTTTTGAAATCCTTGAAATACATCCCATGTTCTGGCGGCGCTTTCAAGAGAGTCACGAGGATCCTAACATTCATGAACAGGCTCACATGCTTCATGCCCAATTGCAGACGGCACGGATTTGTTGCCCTGCTTTGATGCTGGAATTCGGCTGGTATGTTCGTCATTATCGTCATCAAAAACATTGGACGGAAACGGAACTGGCAGCAAAAGTGGGGGTGACGAAGCAGACCATCTGTGGGGTAGAGCAAGGGAAGATGGTTCCGAGTGCGACCTTAATTACTCATTTGGCGGAACAACTCAATATGTCGCTGCGCGATTGGCGTATTCCTTCTAATCACGGGATTTTTGACGGCCCCCAGGATCTTTTTTGGCATACGCTGACGCGGTTATGGGGAGGGTTAGCAGACGAGGATAAAATGGTCATCTTGCAATTAATTGGCCGTTTGAGTCGGGATGAATCGCGTTGGGATGACCAGCAATCGTGGAATACTGTGGGAGAAAAAGCCGAAGGTCAACTCTTAGGTCTAGATCCTTAA
- a CDS encoding NUDIX hydrolase codes for MEHRSGPGQWVYQGRTISVRVDPVKVRTIFTSREVVVRVPAVAVIAETHDAQIVMIKQYRWAVGQWLYELPAGKVDGTESPLMAAKRELQEETGYLANEWWLVRTFYPTPGYSDEKIFLFYARDLTHTQAHLDADEEIDTELWDIHKIRAFLESAEDINGIALTGLQWWLCKDID; via the coding sequence ATGGAGCATCGTTCGGGTCCCGGACAATGGGTATATCAAGGTCGAACGATATCTGTTCGTGTAGACCCCGTGAAGGTGAGAACGATTTTCACTTCACGCGAAGTGGTGGTCCGCGTGCCAGCGGTGGCGGTTATTGCGGAAACACATGATGCTCAAATTGTGATGATCAAGCAATATCGATGGGCTGTCGGCCAGTGGTTATATGAATTGCCCGCAGGAAAAGTGGATGGAACCGAGAGCCCTTTGATGGCGGCCAAGAGGGAATTACAAGAAGAAACAGGATATCTGGCGAATGAGTGGTGGTTGGTGAGGACGTTTTATCCCACCCCTGGCTATAGTGATGAGAAAATCTTTTTGTTTTACGCCCGGGATTTAACTCATACTCAAGCACATCTCGATGCAGACGAAGAAATCGACACAGAATTATGGGACATCCATAAGATTCGCGCCTTTCTCGAATCTGCTGAGGACATTAATGGGATCGCATTGACCGGGCTACAATGGTGGCTGTGTAAAGATATCGATTAA
- a CDS encoding biotin-dependent carboxyltransferase family protein has product MRTLHIVKAGAFSHIQDLGRPGLEYLGLNRCGPLDFQSFVIAQTLVHNDLHEAAIEMTYQGLEFTADHPVTFAVVGAETVRIDNEIYSGAMTLMAKSQQLVQIGRLTTSRAYLAIQGGLDTPVILGSRSTDFTAGIGGWHGRSLRSGDRIPLKPIETPWPATVHTAPHWAYYSTEEPLKVVLGPHAYEFSSNTLETFFKESYTINKLSNIMGIRLMGSPVPPHNQAASRLSEGTVPGAIQVPPDGQPIVLLNQRGTIGGYPIIATLLGPELWRLAQWPMSSPLRFAAESLAAAQSLSRRIYQRLMAWREQILTGL; this is encoded by the coding sequence ATGAGAACCCTTCATATTGTTAAAGCAGGCGCTTTTTCTCACATTCAAGATCTGGGCCGCCCTGGACTTGAATATTTGGGTCTCAATCGGTGTGGTCCATTAGATTTCCAGTCTTTTGTGATTGCACAGACCTTGGTTCATAACGATTTGCACGAAGCCGCCATTGAAATGACTTATCAGGGATTGGAATTCACTGCTGATCATCCCGTAACTTTTGCCGTGGTGGGAGCCGAAACTGTGCGCATCGATAACGAAATCTATTCCGGTGCAATGACGCTCATGGCGAAATCCCAACAACTCGTGCAGATCGGGCGCCTAACAACGTCCCGGGCTTATTTAGCTATTCAAGGCGGGCTTGACACTCCCGTCATTTTGGGGAGCCGTTCTACAGATTTTACAGCGGGTATTGGAGGATGGCATGGTCGCTCTTTACGGTCGGGCGACCGTATTCCCCTAAAACCCATAGAAACCCCATGGCCGGCCACGGTACATACTGCTCCCCATTGGGCCTATTATTCCACAGAAGAACCGCTCAAAGTCGTGCTCGGACCCCATGCTTATGAGTTTTCATCCAATACCTTAGAAACCTTTTTCAAGGAATCGTATACGATTAACAAGCTAAGCAACATCATGGGGATTCGGCTGATGGGAAGCCCCGTGCCCCCCCATAACCAGGCCGCCAGCCGGTTGTCTGAAGGTACAGTACCGGGCGCCATTCAGGTCCCTCCAGATGGACAACCTATTGTGTTATTGAATCAACGCGGCACCATTGGAGGCTATCCCATTATCGCAACTCTGCTGGGACCAGAATTGTGGCGTCTCGCCCAGTGGCCCATGTCTTCTCCGCTGCGCTTTGCAGCCGAGTCGTTAGCCGCTGCCCAATCTTTAAGTCGCCGCATTTACCAAAGACTGATGGCATGGCGCGAGCAAATTTTGACAGGTCTTTGA
- a CDS encoding EamA family transporter, with the protein MMLLAGTSYGLVTPLVKMAIAHGIPVTKLTVSQYPVSIILLWFGALGTKKRVPIAKARKKEIAYMALLGVIGAAASLSYYHSLAFVPGAVGIVLLFQFAWILPVINGLIRRQWPKKHEQLAIAIIVIGTVFAAGPAKWHFPLWAVGLGLMAATLYALSLLLSGQIVGQLSAWQRASISTSVSFVVVLLAGQPWQTPQELFSLKIWTWGTVIGLFSLTIPLIAIYVSAPKLPPALTGILAAWELPVAVILSSLWLRESVDLSRWLGILLILGGIAFSSVVPALVENSPRRYQPHPIYPQTKSE; encoded by the coding sequence TTGATGCTTCTTGCCGGAACATCTTATGGTCTTGTCACACCTTTAGTCAAAATGGCCATTGCCCACGGTATCCCTGTAACCAAACTCACTGTCAGCCAATACCCGGTGAGTATCATCTTATTATGGTTCGGCGCACTCGGCACCAAAAAGCGTGTGCCTATAGCCAAAGCTCGTAAAAAAGAAATTGCCTATATGGCTCTATTAGGAGTCATCGGAGCGGCAGCATCATTATCCTATTATCATAGTTTAGCATTCGTCCCCGGAGCCGTCGGTATCGTTTTGCTCTTTCAGTTTGCCTGGATTCTTCCGGTCATTAACGGCCTAATCCGGCGGCAATGGCCTAAGAAACACGAACAACTGGCGATTGCCATCATTGTCATCGGCACCGTATTTGCTGCTGGACCCGCCAAGTGGCATTTTCCTCTGTGGGCGGTGGGACTCGGCCTGATGGCGGCCACATTGTACGCGCTAAGTCTCTTATTATCCGGACAAATCGTGGGTCAGTTATCAGCATGGCAACGGGCGAGCATCTCGACCAGTGTCAGTTTTGTGGTTGTTCTCCTAGCCGGACAGCCGTGGCAGACTCCCCAAGAGCTATTTTCTCTTAAAATTTGGACATGGGGAACCGTCATTGGACTGTTTAGTCTTACCATTCCTCTCATTGCCATTTATGTGAGCGCTCCCAAGTTACCACCGGCGTTAACCGGAATTTTAGCGGCTTGGGAATTGCCAGTCGCCGTGATTTTATCATCACTGTGGCTCAGAGAGTCTGTGGACCTTTCTCGGTGGTTAGGGATTCTTTTGATATTAGGGGGAATCGCTTTTAGCAGTGTGGTGCCAGCGCTGGTGGAAAATTCCCCACGCCGTTACCAGCCCCATCCCATCTATCCCCAAACCAAGTCGGAATAA
- the pxpB gene encoding 5-oxoprolinase subunit PxpB, with product MAIRWYEMGDFNIQLDFSQAPGYENPQVIYKIFDQVRRDSRTTSWQLIPSYTTLTISYPWNQSLQNVLEILQQYLEISELSDGGVKRYHIPVCYDEEFGPDLAYVANFHHLSVEEVIELHTYPDYRIEAVGFSPGFPYLSGLSPQLITPRRQTPRPKVPAGSVAIGGRQTGIYPVTTPGGWHLIGRTPLTLFRPHNNPPIVYHPGDLLHFFPISRAEYDQFAANPEQSMSVEWVT from the coding sequence TTGGCCATTCGATGGTATGAAATGGGAGACTTTAATATCCAATTAGATTTTTCTCAAGCGCCGGGATATGAGAATCCGCAAGTTATCTATAAAATCTTTGACCAAGTTCGACGGGATAGTCGCACAACGTCTTGGCAGTTGATTCCCAGCTATACGACCTTGACGATATCTTATCCATGGAATCAATCTCTTCAGAATGTTCTTGAGATCCTTCAGCAATATCTGGAGATATCAGAATTGAGTGATGGAGGTGTAAAACGATATCACATTCCTGTCTGTTATGATGAAGAATTTGGTCCCGACTTGGCCTATGTCGCGAACTTTCATCATCTTTCCGTTGAAGAGGTTATTGAACTGCATACTTACCCGGATTACCGGATTGAAGCCGTAGGATTTTCTCCGGGTTTTCCTTATTTGTCGGGTCTTTCACCACAACTCATAACGCCGCGGCGTCAAACTCCAAGGCCCAAAGTTCCCGCTGGTTCTGTGGCGATTGGGGGACGTCAAACAGGGATTTATCCGGTCACGACCCCTGGGGGATGGCACCTGATTGGACGCACTCCCTTGACTCTGTTTCGCCCTCACAACAATCCTCCCATCGTCTATCATCCGGGAGATTTATTGCACTTTTTTCCCATTAGTCGTGCTGAATATGATCAATTCGCGGCCAATCCCGAACAATCCATGAGCGTGGAGTGGGTTACATGA